The DNA segment CAACTACTCGACTTGTCCACCAACAACAAAAGGTCTCCGGCATCATTTCATTAGCGTCATAACGATAGTTTACGTAAAAGAGTGCAATATTATCCTCTGTTTGGACGTCGGCCGTGCCAGGGATTGCAAACAGGTTCTCTACCAAGGGTCTTTGGGCGGGACCAAGGTGGTTGCGCTCAACCTGTGCAACGACTGTGTCGAACGCATTTATTATTTTGATGCCGATGTGGCAACACCCACATCGTACCTCAGAAGCATGGCTGTGGACCCCAAGAGAAACGTAGCGTATATTGCGGACGGAGCGAAATCCACGATTATTGTGTTGGACTTGTGCACCGGGAAATCTTACATCGCGTTCCAAGGGGATAAAACCCTCTTGCCTATTCCGAACTTTTTACCTACCATTATTGGTCAACCGTTGTACAACGTGGGGAACAGCACATGCGGCCCGTGCGGGAACATCGTTGTGGGGGCCCTTGCGTTTGGCGTGTCCATGGTGACTCTTTCGCCGGACGGGAAACTGCTATACTACTCCCAGATCAGTGGTCGGTTGCTTTATTCTTTGTGCACGCAAGCCCTGTTGGACAAACTACCATCTTCCGAAGTCGCGAAAACAGTGAGGTACCATGGCAAGAAAGGAGTGTCGTTCTCGATACTTTGTGACCGGAGGGGCAGAGTTTGGTCTGGTTTTGCGGAGAATGACGGGATTACAGTCTACAACCCAAACTGTCCATTCGCGAGGAACTTCATGTACATCCGTGACCCTCGATTGAATATACTGTTTTCCTTCACTGAAGGGGAGGACGGTAATATTTATTTCATTGATGACTCGTTGAGTGGCGTGGCGGTATCGTACCCAGGAACAGGTCTTCCGTTCGTGGATAGGAGAAGGAAGCCGTACGTGGTGTTTAGATTTAAGTCGCCTTGTGAAAGTCTCTGTCCGAGTTTTTGCGACCCGGCAACGCTGGGATTACAAGTATGTTCCTGTGGTTGTTGAGTTCAAGAATCGgaatgaaatggagatgttgcatgtgtgaggaatttgtaatttgactattgatttttatgtacaagttcgcgagaaacacgatggtcccactggttttctctgaaatcaactcccaagctcaaaaaagctcttaagttgaggccaaaatggaggggatattccacgctatcctgagagtctacgtACACATCAAGaataactctccatgcaaagatagggagcaaatacattagcagggttgccatgttttcagttttagagtccccaaataaggtgacagccctgtcaatgtatttgctccctatctttgcgtggagacgagtttgtcttgatgtagacgtggactctcaggatagcgtgggatatcccctccattttggcctcaactggagagctttttttgagcttgggagttgatttcagagaaaaccagtggggccatcgtgtttctcgcgaacttttacataagaatcaatagtcaaatcgcaaattcctcacatatgaaacatctccattgtcgcaAATtaattggcggatccagcaaattggcaatatttttttcccccatttaaacctagggaaatgtatcgattctaggAGGGCCAGGTGCcttgacaagaatcgattatttaacaaaggtttaaacggagggaatccggtgttgccaaattgttggatccgcctctCCGCAAATTCCAGAGATAAGACTCTACCTGAAGATCACTGTTCCACTTGTTTGAAAGGACGGTTTTATAATGCATAGCGATGGTAAAACTCCGAAATTATGTATCTTGATTGcgctgtttaaaaatctccgctcctatttctctctttaaagaaaaagaaatcatcatcattccttgaaattttcacaagatTTGCCTCTTAGAGAGAAGAATAATCACGGAAGTtcttaagaattgacgttgagtagttcccTATTCAAAAGTGAAAGTAAAACAGGAAGTCcgaaacgtcgcaaaccgagatacttggtttaggagtttcaccATAGATTGGCGAGAATATCGAAATACTGTTTTGAGACCCTTTTCGACTCGCAAATTGGACGCTTTGATACGTGAAAGCCATTTTACGACGATGCCAACGACGGTTCTCTAAAAACTCCAAAAATATTATATTGTTGAAAATCATGTTTTAGTAAACATTGTATTTATTgatatgtttttaaattaaatttatatgTGGTTTATTCAGGCGAAAGCCTTTAAAATACGACTTTCTTGGAACagattttcatcatttctttGTTGAACCCTCAAGGTTTgtcttttgacattttttcatatcaatTTTACCTCTGGTAAGTTTTCCTTTTAGGAATACCCAAAGAGTTTCCTTAGACATGGGTGCATTCCTGCCGtttcagtttttgaagaaagaattaAAAGTGCTCTGCCATTTTGGTTAGTTTCACACATTGAAACGGAGTCTAAACCTACGATTTATTAAAATCTTTACAAGCTTTCAGCTTCAACACCTTTTATGAAGGTGACAATGCAAatgtttggagacttaaactcAAGGGTAGGAAAGAAGAAAAGTGCATAAAAGCATCGTCACAGGTCGATATCAGGTGAAAACAAAGATATTTTGCTCCCTCATTCAATCCTATTTTCCTTTAACCCATTCCCGAgaaccgcccccccccccccccgccaccgaTAACTCCGTGCCAAGTAGCACAGCCTACCTAACAAAActaaataattttgcaatttaagaaaattatataaatttcACCATAAATTAAACTATTATTTTCCACATAAATGTCAAAGTTTTTGTTTCATGATGCACATTATAAAGGTTATTCTGATCGTGGAGCTTTAACGACCAGAAAATTGGACTCCTCGGGCCATTTTCAATGAGATCAACTTCATTTCAGTCCGATCGGAGcactctcaatttttgaccccGAAAATTTAATCCATGGATTTTAACGACTAACACTTATTCTCCATTTTAAACGggaaataaatttcaatattagTGTCGAATATCCTACCTAGTTCGAGGTGTGGAATCGATTGCGCGAGGACTAGTGACTGTTTCCAAAAAATCGGTCCAACACGCAGAGGATATTAgcctcgatggatgtccgtatcgcaccggctgaagtgcgaaaccacgtatctccattgcggtgtttcacaacttccgttcttatttcatctcttccatgaagaaacaatccaaatttacgactttaaatgttgaaccaaatcttctggtatcgaatacaaaaaatcatggagaatttaagttttatgttgaccagcttctcgaatgaaaaatacaatttctgaggaagtctgcaacgtcgcaaatggagaaacgtcgtctctcattttgcccaaaaataagtatttataaaattgaaggcattgtGACCCTAGTCTCTCAATTGagattcgtctgtaacgataaacgatgggacgcgtttgctacggcgccttgatacaactatacaaccccgacggatgtccgtattgcgttcaaaaaattgaaggcgttttgactccctgctcatactacctgtagttgattcgatcgacagacgcgttggtcggcggggtgacggggacttgatgcaactatttaaacttgatggatgtccgtatcgcaccgactgaagtgcgaaaccacgtatctgcattacggtgtttcaaaatttccgttcttatttcatctcttcaatgagaaacaatccaaattcacgactttaaattttgaaccaaatcttctgctatcgaatacgaaaattcttggagaatttaagttttatgtcgACCAGCTtctcgagagaaaaataaaatttctaaggacgtctgcaacgtcgcaaatggagaatcgtcgtctctcattttgcccaaaaatttctCCGTTCACCTCATTTTTGGTCGAATAAGGGACACTTGAGTGTGTAGTACATAATTAGTCGCCCTTGCTGATTGCAGCAGTATCTTGCTACGAGGTAACTTGCGGCGATAGGTACAACGAGGAGGACTTTTTGCGCGATTAGGATGACAACGtcttaatgcaactattcgtgtccgtTGGAGGCCGTATTGCAtacacacaaaattgaaggcgttttggttttgCTTGTGGGGAATCAAAACTAaaaagccttcaatttttgtgtatgTACCACTGACGTCCAATGAGCACAAATTGCAGCATCAAGGGGTTTTCATCTAAATCAAGCAAGTTGCCTCTGCGCCATTTGCCAAAGAGTACATGGAGTCGTgctgtaagtgggagagctggcgccttttttaggcattttccaggtcccgaatttcGTGACTCCTATGTCAAGCCGGGTCACCATTTCAAttcataatcgattgttttcgatacacggggacTCGGCCATCCGAATCGAAAGTGAATCGAAAAAGTTAACCTAATCTCGGGGCACACCTCGGACTCGTAACTCGTCGATCAGAACATGGATGGCCCCGGTTCACCTAATCATATTACCTACAATTCTATGTACTAAATAAATCTGCCAGAGTGCCAGGAGGGCATCTCCATCTGCTCGTCAAAAAGATCTTCATTCGTTTCCTCCGAGGAAACAATATAAATCCTGATCCTGGTAGCATTGATTGATTAATTTGGCTTTAGGGGacgtaaaaaaattgctaaaatgtATGAATCAGGAAACCCTTAATGTTCTTTTATAATTagaatttctgtgaaatttacGTTTCAAAATCGTtacgaaaaagaagaaaaaaatgcgtCGACACGTTGTTTAAATGAAGGAGATCACTCACAATGATGCTTAGCACAAAACTAACTGCAAAATATACAACAGAAAAACTAAAAGTGCACTtaagtaaaatatttgtttgaatTTACCAAAGTAAGGTAATAAAAACTTATAAAAGATCAAGACAGCACTTTCACCTGATACATAACAAGAGGGGTTTACTAACTTagatatttcaaaagtttttgcaaaattttccctctttgAAATCTACGCACTTCTTTTACTTCACGCACTTCAACAACCCATGCGTATCGAGGGGGTAATATACAAGGTTCCTAATTCTCTTGTAGTGTGATCTCAGTTGGTCTCATTGACTGGAGCCAATTATTCCTTTTCTTGTATTTTGGTTCATAGTTaatagaaaacaaataaattaggAGGTAATTTTTCGGAACAATCTGGACAAATTTATTCATTctaagaaaatgtttaaaatgttgGAAATGGTTTGTTGTGTTGTTTGAAATGTTACCTTTCGatacaaaagaaaaacttttccTTGCTCCTGATGTTTCCTGTGACCCTTAAgagttttgacttcagattttgGAATAAAgttaaattgatttatttttgtatgtctttcctttaaaatatctggaaaaaattCGGTCAGAAAAACGGTCTTTTTCAGTCACTGAAAGTTGAATTGAccctgaaaaatcacgaataagTACAAGCTTAGATCTCTGACTCCTACAAGTAccattttttgtcataattaGTTCTTCAGATCTAGACAATCAGTTCTATTATTATCATTCACATTGACAGATGGTAACCTCTAGATAAACCCGTTTTCATTATATTTTGGAATTATGACccagatttttaaacattacatgatgaaatcgggaatttgcccttcaaaaaaatgtaaacgttcattttttgtcaaagtACATTCTAGAGATCTACCTGACACTATGAGAAGGTTTTCGTTTATAAATATCTAAAAACaattcggttaaaaaaaaaataaaaataacacattCTTCTCTTTCAGTCACTGAAAGTTTGATTGACTCTGAAAAATCATGCGTAGGTAGGTACATATGTATAAGCTTGGCTTGAtctctattttttcaattttttaagtagGAACCAAAGAGGGGACTTTTAGGGGCACAAGGGGCTCTTCAAGGGTTGAACCGCATAACAGCCAGGAGTAATATTATGATAGCAGATTTAGTGATGATTGATGAATTTTTACACATATTTGgatagaaaaagaaagaattgaGGGGTAGGTGCCTAAAAATTAGAGCAGCAATATAAGAAAATAACACTTAATAAGGACATATCCAGTTGAAagtgtatttttatttcatttgagTGTATCAAGCACATTCAAACACACTAGGTATTACATTGTCAAAGCCAAAATTGTATGcttcaacttgaaatttttacaaactaTGTGGGTGCTTAAACTTTTGGAAAGTGTAATTACAGAGTGAGGGGGAAAATCAACAAGCGTGAAAAAAACTTGGCACTTTGGACTGACTTTGCTGAAAAAATCAAgttaaatttatgcaaaaaatagAGTTGTTGGTGTCAAGGACTTAACTAGTGTTTTACGTTCTCTTGTCAAAAATTCTGAGACtattaaaattatctgaaattctATGAATAAGGACTCACAATTAATTTCTTAAACAGAgtcgaaagaaaaagaaaactctGAACAATATATTTCTCcatattaaattattttgcttGGATTCTCTTTCGAAACCGAATCAATTCATTAAAGACTTTAAGCaaaacttttgagaaaagtagAAGGTGTAGGGAACCTTTACAAAACACTTCTGGTGATTTTTTCTAGGAAATTTCGAGCCGTTTTTTTAAAAGGTGTGTCTCTCATATTCTTTGAGAGAAGTTTGTTACAATGTCTGCTCCtcctcctttcttctttttttgctggAGAAAGAATACTTCATAGGGAATCtctcaaaaaattacattgactgTAGAATACCTTTTTGTacgttctaaaaaaaaaaaaaaaaaaaaaaccttaaggTGTCTCTTGAGAAGTTATTCTACTGAAGACAACACACTCATTAGGTACCCCTGACTCATTTGCTGCAACTTGCAAATGCCTTCAAGATGAGCTCACAAGAAAGCATTTTTAGGAGCGGTTAAGGACAGTTATTTTCCTTCTCTGGCTGTTACAAGTCAtcagtacatttttttcaataaacaatacaagttttctctctgaaaagaGGTTGAACTAATAAGTAGGTACTCTACCTAAAAACCTGCCTCAAAATAACAGCAAATTTGTTCTGGCCTTGATAAGGATTTAGATCTACAAAATTATACCACCTAACCAAATAGACaatattaaacataaaaaagaaaaataatataataaacaaaataagaTGAGTTACACAATGAACCCAGAAAGTTGGAATAATACTTTTTATCACGTAACATAACATATGTATTCAGTCTTCGCCAGCAGGTATGGCATCTTCCAGGCGTTTGATAAACTTGACCCTTAATTCAGTGCATGGATCTCCTTTCAAATGATCTTGCACAAAACATGAGGCTATATCCATTTGAACCTGAAACATTAAAGACTTAGTGGTGAAAAAATATAAGGGTATTCAGTCTTGGCAAGAAATCAGGACTAAACATCAATTTCATCAGAGCTATTctcacttttttcagtttttcgtgAAATACCCACCATGATGAAGGAATGCAATTGCCGTTCCTGCGTCCAGCCTGCGCTAGAGGAAATGAAGTAGCTGGTGGCAATACAGAATAGTCGGAGCAGCAGAGGTTTCTAGTCCATATGCCACTCATGAGCATGGCAATTTTTACTctaaattcttcattttctctgCCACAAGGGAGAATGGGCGGGTAGGATTTAAACAACTTTTCTCTCGctacgaaaagaaaaaaatgttatttggtgaaatttccatTAGTTGGACAGACTCAAGACTTTATCCAACTCTGAAGGAAGTCTGAACAGTGCTGATTTTAGTGCATCAATAATCTTTCCTAGTTTTGATTAAAGAAATCAGACTCATTGGAAATTTTCTGTAGAACGGCatatattttattaataattttgttcttcctcttttgagtaactgagaaattttttgaaaaattctggaaTTAAATCACCAATGGTTGCTTTTGATCACATCAGTGTCAATTTATATAGAAAGCGTCTCTTTTAATTTTAGACCATAGTCCAGATTTTGCTTCttcagactttcatttgttTGAAAGGTTAAAAGAGGCTCTTGGTAGATTGTGGATGGACAAGTGGACACTGATGAGGAGGTGGAAAACTTTGAGATGAATTGTTCAAAACACAACCTGACGAGCTCTTTGGCAGAGGGAGTCAAAAGTTCGTTATAAGGCTTCAAATTGTTTGGATCTCAACAGCGATTACGTTAACAAGTACATTTAAAAGGTACAGTTAAGCTAGGTCATTTTCCTGGTGATAACATTTTGCTCAAAATCAGAGGGTTTTCATACTTCTTCACTTACTTAGTGAAGGTGGTGACAATGGCAAAGAGAAACTGCTTTACTGAACGTTCttgcagtccaattataaaaaatacactGATAGACTTTGAATTAAAGCAGAGAGTATAGTAAATATAACAATAGAACAGGTTGTTTTGATTGATGGTCCACAAAATATA comes from the Bemisia tabaci chromosome 7, PGI_BMITA_v3 genome and includes:
- the LOC109032315 gene encoding uncharacterized protein, with protein sequence MEPRVLLIVLTMVSTLRAQGNQCNECCKLPEDPICHDPRLEVFYEFQDQWPTGFVMTPCGRKFACYPASIDPLNTNDGCNGKYAMAELIDCREIPYPNLCMNNPYGGVINYSTCPPTTKGLRHHFISVITIVYVKECNIILCLDVGRARDCKQVLYQGSLGGTKVVALNLCNDCVERIYYFDADVATPTSYLRSMAVDPKRNVAYIADGAKSTIIVLDLCTGKSYIAFQGDKTLLPIPNFLPTIIGQPLYNVGNSTCGPCGNIVVGALAFGVSMVTLSPDGKLLYYSQISGRLLYSLCTQALLDKLPSSEVAKTVRYHGKKGVSFSILCDRRGRVWSGFAENDGITVYNPNCPFARNFMYIRDPRLNILFSFTEGEDGNIYFIDDSLSGVAVSYPGTGLPFVDRRRKPYVVFRFKSPCESLCPSFCDPATLGLQVCSCGC